Below is a window of Streptomyces qaidamensis DNA.
GTCTCGCGGGCCGTTGAGTCCTTTGTACTCCTGCCCCGGAGCAAGCGGAAGTCCAGGCTGCACTTCTTTACTTTTGGGTTCAATTAGGGCGGCTTGTCGCCGCAGGTCAAGCGACCGTCGTACGGCGCCTGTTCGCGTACCAGACGAGTCCCGCGGTGGCCGCGGCGGCGCCTATCGCGGCGACCGCGACGAGCGCCGGGCGCGGCGGCACGGAGAACGCGGGGATGCGCTGCTTGAGTCGGACCGGGCGGTGGAAGTCCAGGACAGGCCATCCGCGCGCGAGGGCCTCGCGGCGCAGTGCCCTGTCCGGGTTCACGGCATGCGGGTTCCCGACGGATTCCAGCATCGGCACATCGGTCGCCGAGTCGCTGTAGGCGTAACAGCGGCTGAGGTCGTAACCCTCTGACTCGGCCAGTTCCCTCACGGCCTCGGCCTTGGTGGGGCCGTACGCGTAGTACTCCACCTCACCGGTGAAGCAGCCGTCGTCGCCCACGACCATGCGGGTGGCGACCACGCGGTCCGCCCCCAGCAGCTCGCCGATCGGCTCGACCACCTCGGCGCCGGATGTGGAGACGATCACGACGTCGCGGCCGGCGGTGTGGTGCTCCTCGATGAGGGAGGCGGCCTCGTCGTAGATGATCGGGTCGATCAGGTCGTGCAGCGTCTCGGCGACGATCTCCTTGACCTGTTCCA
It encodes the following:
- a CDS encoding HAD family hydrolase yields the protein MLWGVENHSLPRTAAFFDLDKTVIAKSSTLTFSKSFYQGGLINRRAVLRTAYAQFVFLAGGADHDQMERMRAYLSALCRGWNVEQVKEIVAETLHDLIDPIIYDEAASLIEEHHTAGRDVVIVSTSGAEVVEPIGELLGADRVVATRMVVGDDGCFTGEVEYYAYGPTKAEAVRELAESEGYDLSRCYAYSDSATDVPMLESVGNPHAVNPDRALRREALARGWPVLDFHRPVRLKQRIPAFSVPPRPALVAVAAIGAAAATAGLVWYANRRRTTVA